The Polycladomyces subterraneus genome contains a region encoding:
- a CDS encoding endonuclease Q family protein produces MNEAGYRETGASRRSPRLTSFFADLHIHIGRTESGLPVKISAARNLTFDQIVRESAQRKGLDMIGIIDAHSPPVQEEIATRLEAGVYREHPDGGLVYGETVVILGTEIEVKEPGFGTAHLLAYFPSLDAIRRFTHWLTKRMKNVQLSTQRLYAPVRDLQEKVTQLDGLMIPAHVFTPFKSVYGSASDRMRDWLDLDRIAAVELGLSADSSLADRLSELSALTFVTNSDAHSIPKIGREYNELCIAGPSFLELKWALLRQDGRRVVANYGLNPKLGKYYRTRCLSCEALLPPEETRRCLRCGSHKVVKGVSDRVEEIADQPSTPPAHRPPYVYQVPLEFIPKLGPKTLGKLLDRFGSEMRILHHADIEEIASIAGTSIAEHIRLAREQRLQFDEGGGGMYGKVKQIQNQPS; encoded by the coding sequence ATGAACGAAGCGGGGTACAGGGAAACGGGGGCATCGCGTCGTTCCCCCCGTCTGACCTCCTTTTTCGCCGATCTGCACATTCACATCGGTCGTACCGAAAGTGGTCTTCCTGTTAAAATCAGCGCCGCACGCAATCTGACGTTTGACCAGATCGTAAGGGAATCCGCCCAACGAAAAGGACTGGACATGATCGGTATCATCGACGCCCATTCTCCCCCGGTGCAGGAAGAAATTGCAACGCGACTGGAAGCAGGCGTGTATCGTGAGCATCCGGACGGGGGACTGGTCTACGGCGAGACAGTCGTCATACTGGGTACGGAGATTGAAGTGAAAGAGCCCGGTTTCGGCACGGCGCATCTATTGGCATACTTTCCGTCATTGGATGCGATTCGGCGGTTTACGCATTGGCTTACCAAGCGAATGAAAAATGTACAGTTGAGCACTCAGCGTCTTTACGCGCCCGTGAGGGATCTTCAGGAGAAAGTAACGCAGCTGGACGGTTTGATGATACCTGCTCATGTGTTTACCCCATTTAAAAGTGTATACGGAAGTGCCTCGGACCGGATGCGTGATTGGTTGGACCTGGACCGGATCGCGGCGGTCGAATTGGGTCTTTCAGCTGACAGTTCACTGGCTGACCGGCTTTCCGAGCTGTCCGCTCTGACGTTCGTCACCAATTCGGATGCCCATTCCATCCCCAAGATCGGCCGCGAATACAATGAGCTGTGCATCGCTGGTCCCAGCTTTTTGGAGTTGAAGTGGGCACTGCTGCGACAAGACGGCCGCCGTGTCGTAGCCAACTATGGGTTGAACCCCAAGTTGGGCAAGTACTACCGGACGCGTTGTCTCAGTTGTGAGGCGCTGTTGCCGCCTGAGGAAACCCGGCGATGCCTGCGGTGCGGTTCGCACAAGGTGGTGAAGGGCGTATCGGATCGCGTAGAGGAAATCGCCGACCAACCCTCGACACCACCGGCCCATCGCCCGCCGTATGTGTATCAAGTGCCGTTGGAGTTCATTCCCAAACTGGGTCCCAAAACGCTGGGCAAGCTGCTGGACCGGTTTGGCTCGGAAATGCGCATCCTCCATCACGCCGATATTGAAGAGATCGCGTCGATCGCCGGGACGTCCATTGCCGAGCATATCCGTTTGGCGCGGGAACAGCGCTTGCAATTTGACGAGGGTGGCGGCGGGATGTATGGCAAAGTAAAACAGATCCAAAACCAACCCAGCTGA
- the spoIIM gene encoding stage II sporulation protein M — protein MKRNRKRFGIWVQQHIQSLLSLYIFVTVLFVMGVVFGAIIVNTLSDSQKQDLLHYMGYFFQGLNQNSIAEPRIAFQHAMGDHLKTLGLMWILGLSIVGLPLILILVFLKGLGIGFTVGFLVNQLSWKGLWFAMVAVLPHNLLVVPVMIFVAVSGLQFSLLLVKNRLIQRRGTIYPQFLSYSVSVTAMAIVLVIASFFEAYVSPWLMRSAVPPLEHAQAWLGVLINL, from the coding sequence GTGAAACGCAATCGGAAGCGGTTCGGAATCTGGGTACAACAGCATATACAAAGCTTGCTGTCGCTGTATATTTTCGTTACCGTACTATTCGTGATGGGCGTGGTGTTCGGGGCGATCATCGTCAATACGCTGTCCGATTCACAAAAACAAGATTTACTGCATTATATGGGATATTTCTTTCAAGGGTTGAACCAGAACAGCATCGCCGAGCCGCGCATCGCCTTTCAACATGCGATGGGGGATCATCTGAAAACCCTGGGTCTGATGTGGATCTTAGGTTTGTCCATCGTGGGGCTGCCACTGATTTTGATCCTGGTGTTTTTAAAAGGGTTGGGCATCGGTTTCACCGTGGGTTTTTTGGTGAACCAACTTTCCTGGAAAGGATTGTGGTTCGCGATGGTGGCGGTTTTGCCCCACAACCTGCTTGTGGTTCCGGTCATGATTTTTGTGGCGGTATCCGGCCTGCAGTTTTCGCTTCTGTTGGTGAAAAACCGGCTGATTCAGCGGCGGGGAACGATCTATCCTCAGTTTTTATCCTATTCCGTCTCCGTTACCGCAATGGCGATCGTGCTGGTGATCGCTTCATTTTTTGAGGCGTACGTGTCGCCGTGGCTGATGCGTTCCGCCGTTCCTCCTCTTGAACATGCGCAGGCATGGCTGGGGGTATTAATAAACTTATAA
- a CDS encoding Fur family transcriptional regulator produces the protein MEERVNRIKQQLSAHNYKLTPQREATVRVLLENEDDHLSAEDVYLLVKEKAPEIGLATVYRTLELLSELQIIHKLNLGDGVTRYEFRAEGAEHHHHHLICLNCGTVDEIVDDWLGPIEERVEREFDFQIIDHRLTFHGICHRCKDKVKDPKKLVGSKVT, from the coding sequence GTGGAAGAACGGGTAAATCGCATCAAACAACAGCTATCTGCCCATAACTACAAATTAACCCCCCAACGGGAAGCGACGGTCCGCGTACTGTTGGAAAACGAGGATGACCATTTGAGCGCGGAAGATGTCTACCTGTTGGTGAAAGAGAAGGCACCGGAAATCGGCTTGGCTACGGTTTATCGGACATTGGAACTGTTGAGTGAATTGCAGATCATCCACAAGCTGAATTTGGGCGATGGTGTCACCCGGTATGAGTTCCGCGCCGAAGGAGCGGAGCACCATCATCACCATTTGATCTGCCTGAACTGCGGTACGGTGGATGAAATTGTGGATGATTGGTTGGGACCGATTGAAGAACGTGTGGAACGGGAATTCGATTTTCAGATCATCGACCACCGTTTGACGTTTCACGGGATCTGTCATCGCTGCAAAGATAAAGTGAAAGATCCGAAAAAATTGGTTGGTTCCAAAGTCACGTGA
- the ald gene encoding alanine dehydrogenase has product MIIGVPKEVKNNENRVAITPAGVDALVLAGHEVLIEKGAGEGSGFVDEDYVEHGAKILDSAEQVWSSADMILKVKEPQPSEYRYFREGLILFTYLHLAPEPELTQALMEKKVTAIAYETIQLDNGSLPLLTPMSEVAGRMSVQIGAQFLEKPKGGKGVLLGGVPGVLPGEVVIIGGGVVGTNAAKMALGLGANVTLLDINPDRLRQLDDIFHGQLRTLMSNSYNIAQAVKKADLLIGAVLIPGRRAPRLVTEEMVKTMTPGSVIVDVAIDQGGSIETIDRVTTHSDPIYVKHGVVHYAVPNIPGAVPRTSTIALTNVTIPYAVQIANKGLEQALRDSRPLAKGVNVIQGHVTYQAVAESLNLPYTPLDDVMGQALTR; this is encoded by the coding sequence ATGATCATCGGGGTACCCAAAGAGGTCAAGAACAACGAGAACCGCGTCGCGATCACACCCGCCGGCGTGGACGCATTGGTACTCGCAGGACATGAGGTGCTGATTGAAAAAGGTGCCGGTGAAGGAAGCGGTTTTGTCGACGAAGATTATGTGGAGCACGGAGCCAAGATATTGGACTCCGCTGAGCAGGTTTGGTCTTCTGCCGACATGATATTGAAGGTAAAGGAGCCGCAACCGTCCGAATATCGCTATTTCCGCGAAGGGCTGATTCTGTTTACCTATCTCCATCTGGCTCCTGAGCCGGAGCTGACTCAGGCACTGATGGAGAAAAAAGTGACGGCCATCGCTTATGAAACGATTCAGCTGGACAATGGTTCTCTGCCATTGTTGACACCGATGAGTGAAGTGGCCGGTCGCATGTCGGTACAGATCGGTGCACAGTTCCTGGAAAAACCCAAAGGTGGCAAAGGTGTTCTGTTGGGTGGTGTCCCGGGTGTTTTACCAGGGGAAGTGGTGATCATCGGCGGTGGTGTCGTGGGTACCAACGCGGCGAAAATGGCATTGGGACTCGGGGCGAATGTGACGTTGCTCGATATCAATCCGGATCGGCTCCGTCAGTTGGACGACATTTTCCACGGCCAATTGCGCACCTTGATGTCTAACAGCTACAACATCGCCCAAGCCGTGAAAAAAGCGGATCTGCTGATCGGTGCGGTGCTAATCCCGGGTCGGCGTGCTCCCCGGCTGGTCACCGAAGAAATGGTGAAAACGATGACGCCGGGATCGGTGATCGTGGATGTCGCCATCGACCAGGGCGGGTCCATCGAAACGATCGACCGGGTCACGACGCACAGCGATCCGATTTATGTGAAACACGGCGTGGTGCATTACGCGGTGCCCAACATCCCGGGGGCCGTACCGAGGACATCGACGATCGCGCTGACCAACGTCACGATTCCGTACGCGGTGCAAATCGCCAACAAAGGGTTGGAACAAGCGCTTCGAGACAGTCGTCCGTTGGCCAAAGGCGTCAACGTGATTCAAGGTCACGTTACCTACCAAGCGGTGGCTGAAAGCCTCAATCTCCCGTATACGCCATTGGATGACGTGATGGGACAGGCTTTGACGAGATAA
- a CDS encoding DUF4227 family protein, with protein sequence MIISLRRWVEWGKFFLLFFLLTLLFYQVITFFGLLLEPKPRYREPNGRAVKVFAQQMVPRPSDEMGMKERLLLFYWLGE encoded by the coding sequence ATGATCATCTCGCTTAGACGCTGGGTGGAGTGGGGCAAGTTTTTTCTTCTGTTCTTCCTACTCACGCTGTTGTTTTATCAGGTGATCACGTTTTTCGGCCTATTGCTGGAACCCAAGCCGCGCTACCGAGAACCGAATGGGCGGGCCGTGAAAGTGTTCGCTCAGCAAATGGTTCCCCGTCCATCTGATGAGATGGGGATGAAAGAGCGCCTCCTTCTGTTTTACTGGTTGGGGGAATGA
- the deoB gene encoding phosphopentomutase — protein MKRFKRVALIVLDSVGIGALPDAADYGDEGVNTLGHIAEYRNGLHMPNMKELGLGNIEPVQGIPPVKQPRAHYGKMMEVSAGKDTTTGHWEIMGIHTTVPFKTYPNGFPKELITAFEKRIGRKVLGNKPASGTAIIEELGEQHMKTGDVIVYTSADSVFQVAAHEEVIPLEELYRICEIARELTLDERFSVTRVIARPFVGEPGHFTRTANRRDYSIKPPHATVMNHLAEAGWDSIAIGKISDIYDGEGVTQAIKTKSNMDGVDRLLDVLNEEFRGLAFVNLVDFDAKYGHRRDPEGYAQALEEFDARVLEILSACGEDDLLIITADHGNDPTHTGTDHTREYVPLLVWSPTLVQEGKSLGIRETFSDVGATIADNFGVKMPKHGRSFLGELRFQL, from the coding sequence ATGAAACGGTTCAAACGCGTAGCGTTGATTGTTTTGGACAGCGTGGGCATCGGCGCCCTGCCGGATGCGGCGGACTATGGGGATGAGGGGGTGAATACCCTCGGACATATCGCCGAGTATCGCAACGGTTTGCATATGCCGAACATGAAGGAGCTGGGATTGGGTAACATCGAGCCGGTACAGGGGATTCCGCCAGTGAAACAACCCCGGGCGCATTACGGCAAGATGATGGAAGTCTCCGCGGGAAAAGATACGACGACCGGCCATTGGGAAATCATGGGTATTCATACTACCGTTCCGTTCAAAACCTATCCAAACGGGTTCCCGAAAGAATTGATCACCGCTTTTGAAAAGCGGATCGGCCGCAAGGTGCTGGGCAACAAACCGGCATCCGGCACGGCCATTATCGAAGAGTTGGGCGAGCAACACATGAAAACCGGGGATGTCATCGTCTACACGTCGGCTGACAGTGTGTTCCAAGTGGCGGCACACGAGGAAGTGATCCCACTGGAGGAGTTGTATCGAATTTGCGAGATCGCGCGTGAGCTGACATTGGACGAGCGGTTCTCGGTTACCCGTGTGATCGCGAGACCGTTCGTGGGTGAGCCGGGGCATTTTACTCGTACGGCCAACCGGCGGGACTATTCGATCAAACCGCCGCACGCGACGGTGATGAACCATCTGGCCGAAGCAGGATGGGACTCCATTGCGATCGGCAAAATCTCCGACATCTACGACGGAGAAGGTGTGACGCAGGCGATCAAAACGAAATCCAATATGGACGGCGTTGACCGGTTGCTGGATGTGTTGAATGAAGAATTCCGCGGCTTGGCGTTTGTCAACCTGGTTGATTTTGACGCCAAATACGGTCACCGTCGCGATCCTGAAGGATATGCCCAAGCCTTGGAGGAGTTTGACGCGCGGGTGCTGGAGATTTTGTCCGCATGCGGAGAAGACGATCTATTGATCATCACGGCTGATCACGGGAACGATCCCACACACACCGGCACCGATCACACACGTGAATATGTACCGCTGTTGGTGTGGAGCCCGACACTTGTACAAGAAGGGAAATCGTTGGGCATTCGCGAAACATTCTCCGATGTGGGAGCGACCATCGCCGACAACTTCGGTGTGAAGATGCCGAAACACGGCCGCAGTTTTCTGGGTGAATTGCGTTTCCAATTGTGA
- a CDS encoding purine-nucleoside phosphorylase, protein MLKKIKEAAEFIEERLTVRPEIGLILGSGLGVLADEIEDAVKIPYETIPHFPVSTVEGHAGQLVIGKLEGKSVITMQGRFHLYEGYPLTAVTFPIRVMKALGVRRMIVTNAAGGVNESFEPGDLMLIRDHLNLTGRNPLIGPNHPELGVRFPDMSEAYAASLRELAQTVAKEQGLRLREGVYAGLLGPSYETPAEIRMLRKLGADAVGMSTVPEVIVARHAGIEVLGISCISNMAAGILPQPLSHEEVMETAERVKEKFIRLVKGILNQM, encoded by the coding sequence ATGCTGAAAAAAATCAAAGAAGCGGCTGAGTTCATCGAAGAGCGTTTGACGGTCCGCCCGGAAATTGGATTGATCCTGGGTTCCGGCCTGGGCGTGCTGGCCGATGAGATCGAAGACGCGGTCAAGATCCCGTATGAAACCATCCCGCATTTCCCGGTGTCGACGGTGGAAGGGCATGCAGGACAACTGGTGATCGGCAAGCTGGAAGGCAAATCGGTCATCACGATGCAAGGCCGTTTCCACCTGTATGAAGGGTATCCTCTGACAGCAGTAACATTCCCGATCCGGGTGATGAAAGCGCTGGGTGTACGCCGCATGATCGTCACCAATGCGGCTGGTGGAGTGAATGAATCGTTTGAACCCGGTGATCTGATGCTGATCCGTGATCATCTCAACCTGACAGGGCGCAATCCACTGATCGGTCCCAACCATCCCGAACTGGGCGTCCGCTTTCCGGACATGTCGGAGGCATATGCGGCATCTCTGCGCGAATTGGCACAAACGGTCGCGAAGGAACAAGGATTGCGCCTGCGTGAGGGAGTGTATGCCGGATTGCTCGGACCTTCTTATGAGACGCCGGCCGAAATTCGCATGCTGCGCAAGCTGGGAGCGGACGCGGTCGGCATGTCCACCGTTCCGGAAGTGATTGTGGCCCGTCACGCGGGCATCGAGGTACTGGGCATCTCGTGCATCTCCAACATGGCCGCCGGCATTTTGCCCCAACCGCTCAGCCATGAAGAAGTGATGGAAACAGCGGAACGGGTAAAAGAGAAGTTTATTCGGTTGGTCAAAGGCATTTTGAACCAGATGTGA
- a CDS encoding purine-nucleoside phosphorylase, protein MTNRLQQIHEAQAYIEKQTAVRPEIGLILGSGLGVLADEIEDAVKIPYETIPHFPVSTVEGHAGQLVIGKLSGKNVVAMQGRFHYYEGYTQQEVVFPVYVMKFLGVTTLIATNAAGGMNPSFEPGDLMIITDHLNMTGDNPLIGPNIPELGPRFPDMSRAYDPELVQLAEKVAERLDVRVQKGVYAGVSGPTYLTPAELIMLRNLGGSAVGMSTVPEVIAANHAGLRVLGISCITDMAIGEELEPLTHEQVVEVANRTRPRFIRLVKGIIEEVTV, encoded by the coding sequence ATGACGAACCGATTGCAACAAATCCACGAAGCCCAAGCATACATCGAAAAACAAACCGCTGTCCGCCCAGAAATCGGGTTGATTCTGGGTTCCGGCCTGGGCGTGTTGGCCGACGAGATCGAAGACGCGGTCAAGATCCCGTATGAAACCATCCCGCACTTCCCGGTGTCGACGGTGGAAGGGCATGCGGGACAATTGGTGATCGGCAAGCTATCAGGCAAAAACGTGGTTGCTATGCAAGGCCGTTTTCATTATTACGAAGGCTACACCCAGCAGGAAGTGGTGTTTCCCGTATACGTGATGAAATTCCTCGGTGTCACCACGCTGATTGCCACCAATGCCGCAGGCGGGATGAATCCGTCGTTTGAACCCGGAGATCTGATGATCATCACCGACCACCTGAACATGACCGGAGACAACCCGCTGATCGGCCCCAATATACCGGAGTTGGGTCCGCGTTTCCCGGATATGTCGCGTGCATATGATCCGGAATTGGTGCAGTTGGCCGAAAAGGTAGCCGAACGGCTGGATGTACGCGTACAAAAAGGCGTGTATGCGGGTGTGAGCGGCCCTACCTACCTGACACCGGCCGAGCTGATCATGCTGCGCAATCTGGGCGGTTCCGCCGTCGGTATGTCCACCGTACCGGAAGTGATCGCGGCCAACCATGCCGGTCTGCGCGTGTTGGGCATCTCTTGCATCACCGATATGGCCATCGGTGAGGAACTGGAACCGCTGACGCATGAACAGGTGGTGGAGGTGGCCAACCGAACGCGGCCCCGATTTATCCGGTTGGTGAAGGGCATCATCGAAGAGGTGACCGTTTGA
- a CDS encoding pyrimidine-nucleoside phosphorylase, which yields MRTVDLIRKKRDGQALTTEEIEFLIRGYAKGEIPDYQVSAWAMAVYFNGMTDRETADLTMAMVLSGEQVDLTSIRGKKVDKHSTGGVGDKTTLVVGPLVAAAGVPVAKLSGRGLGHTGGTIDKLESIAGFATSLTREAFVRQVNEIGIAVTGQTADLTPADKQLYALRDVTATVDSIPLIASSIMSKKIAGGADAIVLDVKTGHGAFMKKEEDAIRLAKAMVSIGTQVGRETVAVISDMNQPLGFAVGNALEVKEAIDTLRGEGPADLTELSLTLGAQMVLLAGVVSTYTKARALLASKLEDGAALEKFRAFIRAQQGDADVVDHPERLPQAQHRIEVVSPVEGAVSALQAEEIGLAAMKLGAGRATKEDRIDHAVGIVLHKKIGDAVQKGTPLATLHANDLSRIDEVKAQVLAAYEISKQSVMAPKLVRHIVDRNGIVNI from the coding sequence ATGCGCACAGTGGACCTCATTCGCAAAAAGCGGGATGGACAAGCATTGACGACGGAAGAGATCGAATTCCTTATCCGGGGATATGCCAAAGGGGAGATTCCAGACTATCAGGTGTCCGCTTGGGCGATGGCGGTCTACTTCAATGGCATGACCGATCGGGAGACGGCTGATCTGACCATGGCGATGGTTCTCTCCGGGGAGCAAGTGGATCTTACCTCGATTCGCGGCAAAAAAGTGGATAAACACAGCACGGGAGGCGTAGGGGACAAAACGACCCTGGTTGTGGGGCCGTTGGTAGCCGCCGCCGGGGTTCCTGTAGCCAAATTGTCTGGACGCGGCTTGGGGCACACCGGGGGAACGATCGACAAGCTGGAATCCATCGCCGGTTTCGCCACCTCGCTGACGCGAGAAGCGTTTGTTCGTCAAGTGAATGAGATTGGCATCGCCGTAACCGGTCAGACGGCCGACCTGACACCGGCGGACAAACAACTGTACGCGCTGCGTGATGTGACGGCGACGGTCGATTCCATCCCCTTGATCGCCAGCTCCATCATGAGCAAAAAAATCGCAGGTGGTGCCGATGCGATTGTATTGGATGTGAAAACGGGTCACGGCGCTTTCATGAAAAAAGAAGAGGATGCCATCCGACTCGCCAAGGCGATGGTGTCCATCGGCACCCAAGTAGGTCGGGAAACGGTGGCCGTCATCAGCGATATGAACCAGCCGCTCGGGTTTGCTGTGGGCAACGCGTTGGAAGTGAAGGAGGCGATCGACACCCTGCGCGGTGAGGGACCGGCGGATCTCACTGAGCTGAGTTTGACGCTGGGAGCGCAGATGGTGTTACTGGCCGGGGTGGTGTCTACGTATACGAAAGCGCGTGCCCTGTTGGCATCCAAATTGGAAGACGGCGCTGCATTGGAGAAGTTTCGTGCGTTTATTCGGGCACAACAGGGAGATGCCGACGTTGTGGACCATCCGGAACGGCTACCGCAAGCGCAACATCGGATCGAGGTAGTCTCCCCGGTTGAAGGGGCGGTATCCGCTCTGCAAGCGGAAGAGATCGGCTTGGCGGCGATGAAGCTGGGAGCGGGACGTGCCACCAAGGAAGACCGGATCGATCACGCGGTGGGCATCGTTCTCCACAAAAAAATCGGGGATGCGGTACAAAAGGGAACACCGCTCGCTACGCTCCATGCCAATGATTTGTCGCGCATTGACGAAGTGAAGGCGCAGGTATTGGCGGCATACGAAATATCAAAGCAATCGGTGATGGCGCCGAAGTTGGTCCGCCACATCGTGGATCGAAACGGAATCGTAAATATATGA
- a CDS encoding phosphotransferase, whose protein sequence is MLRADVTIEPLEVRMLIENHYSIRVTRLEKVRAAYRVETDQGVYAFKNARKMKDLDFIAHVVEHVKKRGFTRLPAPIPTKGGQWLVIHRDQPYYMEEWLQNVEEVSPRQHDWLRSAACALAQYHACFKRYRHHRCPSRRQEHGLWPKYLMAQWRWLSNVRTGWATPVDGMKHLSFLEYRLQLAWQSWKRAEEWRRSGNGPVSVLCHGSLHHENILTDEKKQVWLIDYERMAWDDRVRDLAQLMQYHFPRHGWPEQEMSRFLDGYHKEYPLRPSEYVALCSRLAAPPKFFRMARKVWSSSGRYTSIQRRWDDTVRTEKRKDPYLTYLYHRG, encoded by the coding sequence ATGCTACGCGCGGATGTCACCATAGAGCCGTTGGAAGTGCGGATGTTGATCGAGAATCATTATTCCATTCGTGTTACCCGCTTGGAAAAGGTACGCGCAGCCTATCGGGTGGAAACTGATCAAGGTGTGTATGCGTTTAAAAATGCCCGCAAGATGAAAGACCTCGACTTTATTGCCCATGTAGTGGAGCATGTGAAGAAAAGGGGGTTCACCCGTCTGCCTGCACCGATTCCGACTAAGGGTGGTCAGTGGTTGGTGATACATCGAGATCAACCCTATTACATGGAAGAGTGGTTGCAAAACGTAGAAGAGGTGTCGCCCCGGCAACACGATTGGTTGAGATCGGCCGCTTGTGCGTTGGCACAATATCATGCCTGTTTCAAGCGTTATCGCCATCACCGATGCCCTTCGCGGCGACAGGAACACGGTTTGTGGCCGAAATATTTGATGGCGCAGTGGCGTTGGCTCAGCAACGTACGTACTGGTTGGGCTACCCCTGTTGATGGGATGAAGCACCTCTCTTTTTTGGAATATCGTCTGCAACTTGCCTGGCAGTCGTGGAAACGTGCAGAGGAATGGCGACGATCGGGGAACGGGCCGGTCAGCGTATTGTGTCACGGCAGTCTTCATCATGAAAACATCCTCACGGATGAGAAAAAGCAGGTGTGGTTGATTGACTACGAGCGCATGGCTTGGGATGACCGGGTTCGGGATTTGGCTCAATTGATGCAGTATCATTTTCCGCGACACGGATGGCCAGAGCAGGAGATGTCGCGTTTTTTGGACGGCTATCACAAAGAATATCCGCTCCGGCCATCGGAATATGTAGCATTATGCTCCCGGCTGGCCGCGCCACCCAAATTTTTCCGGATGGCTCGTAAAGTATGGTCCTCCTCCGGTCGTTACACATCGATCCAACGGCGATGGGACGACACAGTCCGGACTGAGAAACGAAAAGACCCGTATCTTACCTATTTATATCATCGTGGTTAA
- a CDS encoding D-alanyl-D-alanine carboxypeptidase family protein: MRSRIMLSVLMFALLLSGMMPRAFAEERDLAPQARSAILMDADTGTILYEKNGREKLPPASITKIMTMLLVLEALDQGKIKYGDLVRVSEHAAQMGGSQIYLEPGERMTVRDMLKAVAVASANDASVALAEHISGTEEAFVNEMNQRAQALGMRDTHFRNVNGLPEEGHVTTAHDIAIMSRELLKHPEITNFTRIYEDYLRQGTSKPFWLVNTNRLVKFYPGVDGLKTGYTSEAKFCLSASAKKGTFRVIAVVMGEPNAKARNHEVSRMLDFAYSQYTNRLIYRKGDSIAELRVEKGDPGKIRVKAPYPLSILMKKGDKPQQYQRRIVWEELNAPVAKGQKIGEIQIVKDGRIVSRMALNSPLPISRAGLWATWKRVSKSVLWIPEKASSPSTS, from the coding sequence ATGCGATCTCGAATCATGTTGTCCGTTTTGATGTTTGCTTTGTTGTTATCGGGAATGATGCCGCGCGCGTTTGCGGAAGAGCGCGATTTGGCACCCCAAGCTCGTTCCGCCATCCTGATGGACGCGGATACGGGTACCATTCTGTATGAAAAAAACGGGCGCGAAAAACTGCCGCCTGCGTCGATTACCAAAATCATGACGATGCTGTTGGTGCTGGAGGCGCTGGATCAGGGAAAGATCAAGTATGGCGACCTCGTCCGCGTCAGCGAACATGCGGCGCAAATGGGCGGTTCGCAAATTTATTTGGAGCCCGGTGAACGTATGACGGTGAGGGATATGTTGAAGGCGGTTGCAGTGGCGTCGGCCAACGATGCATCCGTTGCCCTGGCGGAACATATCAGTGGTACTGAAGAAGCATTTGTCAACGAGATGAATCAACGCGCACAAGCCTTGGGGATGAGGGATACACATTTTCGCAACGTGAACGGTCTTCCGGAGGAAGGGCATGTCACCACCGCACATGATATTGCCATCATGTCCAGGGAGTTGCTGAAACATCCGGAGATCACCAATTTCACACGGATTTACGAAGATTATCTCCGGCAGGGTACTTCGAAGCCTTTCTGGTTGGTCAATACCAATCGATTGGTCAAATTTTATCCCGGTGTGGACGGACTGAAAACCGGGTATACCTCGGAGGCGAAATTCTGCTTGTCCGCATCCGCCAAAAAAGGCACCTTCCGCGTCATTGCCGTCGTGATGGGGGAACCGAATGCCAAGGCGCGCAACCATGAAGTGTCCCGTATGTTGGATTTTGCTTATTCGCAATACACCAACCGGTTGATCTACCGCAAAGGTGATTCGATCGCCGAACTCCGGGTGGAGAAAGGGGATCCCGGAAAGATTCGTGTCAAAGCGCCGTATCCGCTGAGTATCCTGATGAAAAAGGGAGACAAACCGCAACAATACCAACGCCGCATTGTGTGGGAAGAGTTGAATGCCCCGGTGGCCAAAGGGCAAAAGATCGGTGAGATTCAAATCGTCAAGGACGGGCGGATTGTCAGTAGAATGGCATTGAACAGCCCGCTGCCGATCTCGCGTGCCGGTTTGTGGGCGACGTGGAAACGGGTGAGCAAATCGGTGTTGTGGATTCCGGAAAAGGCAAGCTCCCCGTCCACTTCCTGA
- the spoIIAA gene encoding anti-sigma F factor antagonist, with protein sequence MSFAVEVVRHRHILVVRLSGELDHHTAEQVRTRIEEELLTGLYTDLVLNLSQLTFMDSSGLGVILGRIKRISQLGGKMVLCAVHPSITRLFELSGLFKILERYDSEQAAISACEVAS encoded by the coding sequence TTGAGCTTCGCCGTTGAAGTGGTGCGGCACCGTCATATATTGGTCGTGCGGTTGTCGGGAGAATTAGACCATCATACTGCTGAACAAGTAAGAACCCGGATTGAAGAGGAGCTGTTAACCGGATTATATACGGATTTGGTATTGAACTTGTCCCAACTGACCTTCATGGACAGTTCCGGTTTGGGTGTCATTCTGGGACGGATCAAACGGATTTCTCAACTCGGAGGGAAGATGGTGTTGTGTGCCGTCCATCCGTCGATCACCCGCTTATTCGAGTTGTCTGGATTATTTAAAATATTAGAACGATATGACAGTGAACAGGCGGCGATTTCGGCTTGTGAGGTGGCATCATGA